From Tachysurus fulvidraco isolate hzauxx_2018 chromosome 10, HZAU_PFXX_2.0, whole genome shotgun sequence, one genomic window encodes:
- the dnajc8 gene encoding dnaJ homolog subfamily C member 8, with amino-acid sequence MAAAAGASGAPGSTRDEAFQTFYTEVKQIEKRDSVLTSKQQIDRLLRPGATYFNLNPFEVLQIDPEATDEELKKRFRQLSILVHPDKNQDDPDRAQQAFEAVDKAYKLLLEPEQKKRAVDVIHAGKEYVEHEMIQKRKQLKKEGKPIVIEEDDPEMFRQAVYKQTMKLFAELEIKRKEREAKEMHERKRQREEEIETQEKAKREKEWQKNFEDSRDGRVDSWRTFQAKGKSKEKKNRTFLKPPKVKMEQRD; translated from the exons ATGGCTGCTGCAGCAGGCGCCTCCGGTGCTCCGGGTAGCACCAGGGATGAAGCGTTTCAGACGTTTTATACAGAA GTGAAGCAAATTGAAAAGCGAGACTCAGTACTGACATCCAAACAGCAGATAGATCGATTGTTGCGACCCGGTGCAACGTATTTCAACCTGAACCCGTTTGAG GTTCTACAGATTGACCCAGAGGCCACGGATGAAGAGCTGAAGAAGAGGTTTCGCCAG TTGTCCATTTTGGTCCATCCGGATAAAAACCAGGATGATCCCGACCGAGCACAGCAGGCCTTCGAAG CGGTCGACAAGGCGTACAAGCTGCTCCTGGAACCCGAGCAGAAGAAAAGGGCCGTGGACGTGATTCATGCAGGAAAAGAATACGTTGAGCATGAA ATGATTCAGAAGAGGAAGCAGCTGAAGAAAGAGGGCAAGCCCATCGTGATCGAGGAGGACGACCCAGAAATG TTCCGGCAGGCTGTGTATAAACAGACCATGAAGCTGTTCGCTGAGCTGGAAATcaagaggaaggagagagaagcTAAGGAAATGCATGAGAG aaaaagacaaagagaagagGAGATTGAAACACAGGAGAAGgctaagagagagaaagagtggcAGAAGAACTTTGAG gACTCCAGGGATGGGCGTGTGGACAGCTGGAGAACCTTTCAAGCCAAAGGTAAAAGcaaggagaagaagaacagaaCGTTCCTGAAGCCTCCCAAGGTCAAAATGGAGCAAAGAGATTAA